Below is a genomic region from Prolixibacteraceae bacterium.
ATATTTTTGATAAATTAGATGCCCAACGTGTTGAACAGATCATCGATCTAGTTTCGAAAGATGATTTCGGACAGATATTCATCTCTGACACCAACCGTGAGCATATTGATCAAATTTTTCATCGTAAAGGTGCCGAATATAAAATATTCCAGTTAAACCAAGGAGAAGTTTCCGAAATCGATCCCAAAGCATGAAATACCGCAAATATCCACCCCAGCCCATTGGTAAAGTATTGGAGAAATATTTAGAGAGATCTCCTCTAAATGACAAACTAAAAGAAGTAGAAGCACTGGCGGCATGGCAAAAAATCATGGGACCCAACATCATGGAACGCACACAAAAGCTATATATGAAGAGCGGAGTGCTTCACATCAAAGTCGACAGTTCCATCATCAAACACGACATCTACATGATGCGCAACCACATCATGCGCAACATAAACAACCATCTAAAAGCAGAGATTGTAAAAGAGATCGTCCTTGAGTAGTCTCTATTGAATATATCTCAAATAGAACATGCGAGGTTCAACCATTTAAATAGCACAAGACATCCGTTCAGATCAACGGATACAAAAACACGTTATCCCCTCAAAAATAGATCCAACCTACACTCGAATCAAATCAATAGTATACATAGGAGCACTCTCCCACCCCATCATCGCATTAATAATACGAAAGTGGGTATAGTGCGATAACGAGGCAACGGGTATATCCGTCTCGTGAATCACCCCATCATCTAAGAGTCTCTGCCTCTGTGTTCCCTTCAACAAACACTGCTTAGGTGTCCACCATACCCCATCTCTATAAAAAACAAGATTGGTATAAGTAGTATCGGTCACCATACCGTTTTGAACAATCACGGCCTCCTCATTCGCACCTAACAAAGCAGAGATACGCTGAAAATCATCACGATTTCTATACTTAAAATCATACATGATCTCACCAGCCTCAACACAGACAAAACGTTCGATATCTCTTATTTGATACGGAACCCACTGTATAGAGACCACCTTTTCTGCATACGCGACAGTCAATCGATACACTCCATCCTTGGGCAAATCAACAGAAGACAACACATCCAAAAGATCAATACGATAGGCAGGATAGAAGTGATGCATCGTACGATCTAGACGTGCTTGATGAGATTCGACATACTCCACCACTCCATTACTCAAAGACATCGTCTCAATAAATTGGCACATATATCTTCTTTATTAATTCGTCATACTCTCCCTCCATATCACTCATTGCAGTCACACCACCACCACTATGAAAAAAGTAGCGATCCTCCTCCTGTGCAATAAAACGTATCATCACCATTGAGTCAAGATGCGCTCCATCATATACTCCAGCAACTCCAGTATAAAACCCTCTCTCCGAGGGTTCCGCTTCAGCAATAATTTCACAGGTCTTTTTCTTAGGTGCTCCAGTAATCGAACCTGCAGGCAATAGCTTATTAAAGATATCCCCCAGATGGGCATGATAATCTTCGGGCAACTCCCCTTCGATATGCGAACTCACTTGTAGCAGAGCTCCATTTTGCGTCTTCACACGATCCACATAACGAAACTTCTTCACTCTCACATGATCTGCCACACTACTTAGATCGTTACGTATCAAGTCGACAATTGTAAAATGTTCCGACCTCTCTTTCTCATCATTCATAATGATCTCTTCCGCATGTGGAATGGTAGCATCAATAGTTCCTTTCATCGGAAAAGAGGAGATCTTCTGACCTCGTATCTCCACAAATTTCTCTGGCGAGAAACAGAGGAACCTATTCGCTACAAACAACCGATACTTTGCCTGTACACCATGATACAGACGCTCCAAATCCACCGAAAGTGTTATGGGGCTCTTCATAGTCAGATTAGTCAAAAACGAGTCGCCATACAGAAGGCCATCTCTCACAACAGTAAAAGCCTTAGAAAACGAAGCTAACGATGCGGGGCTAGCATTCAAGACAACATCAAGAGGCTCTTGCTTCGAGGTTCCATTGCTCACGCCATTAAAATCAAACTTAACAGAAGTTTGATCCAATGCATCCAATGGAGTTACCTCCCCCGCTTCCCCCTTATAGTCTATCATAAAGAAAAAAGGCGTTCTACTCGCACCCAGGCGATTCATCTTATCTATAAGATCTGTATTCATGGTTAATGGACCAATTCAATATTGATGAGAATTATAAACAATCATAAAAAACATGATATCTCCAACAAAATAACAATTTCATTTCATCACGAAATTAGACCTTTTTATCTAAACAAACAAAAGATCACACGCTCCAAACAACAGCACATTTCGTCTCCCGAACAATACCGATTATATCATACTCTTTCCAGAACAAACAACCATCTCATTCCACATTTTTTCAACCACATGTAATCATTCCGAACAAAAACAGACTTATTAAGACAAAGAACCATAACACTCCATGCATCGAAGAGTGTTTCTCTAATTTAAAATATCAAAATAGACGACAATGAAAAAGATTAGCTATTTACTATCTATCATATCACTCACACTGCTTGTTGCATGTGGGGGCGGAGACAAAACGGCTGAGAAAGTATACCCAAAAGCCACATTCGAAGTGACGAATGCTGCTGAAACCATGCCTGTATGGATTCATGGAAAAGAGAACTCCGACTTCATCCTTCTACCTGTTCACGGAGGCCCTGGATCTGACGTTTTAGACTTCCGCACATACAAAGGAGGAGATGGATTCAAAGCCATCGAAAAAAACCATATGGTAGCCTATTGGCAACAAAGAGCCTCAGGTGCATCCAAAGGATCTGATGACAAAAAACACTTTACCATTGCACAATATGTTGACGATCTAGACAAAGTGATCGACCAATTAAAGGATCGTTATCCAGGTAAAAAAATTGTTCTATTAGGACACAGTTGGGGAGGAATGCTAACTTCTTCTTACCTAAAAGATGCAGCTCATAAAGACAAAATTGTTGCATGGATCGATGCTGGGGGTGTAACCAATGGAACAACATTGATGGAACAAACCAAAGCTGACGTATTAAAAGAGGCAGAAACTCGTGTGGCAAAAAAAGAGAACACCAAATACTGGGAAACAGTGATCTCTCAAATCAAATCAAACAAAACCAATGCCAACGCACTTGCTTACCAAGTAACACAATACATCCCTGAAGTGTTAATCAAGGTAGATAACCACAAAGACTTTGCTATTAACCAAAGAGGATACCTAAGCAACTCAGTACTATTCAACGAAATACTTAAAACAGACAACACACAGAAAGTATCTGCATTTGCCAAGCCTATACTTACCCTATGGGGAAAGTATGACTTTGCAGTTTCTGCTTCTCAAAAGAAAGAGGTAGAAGGGGTCGTAGATGCAAATCAGATCACAAATATCGTATTTCCAGCATCTGGACACTATATGATGTTTCATGAACCAGCCCTATTTGCAAAGAGTATCAATGACTTTATCAAGACCATTCAATAATTATTATATTTTACTTAGAGGTAAACAAAAACTTACCTCACTTTCTTTATTCTTAGGTTGTCTTATTTCGATAAGACAACCTTTTCTATATCCACTTCTCAGACAACCGAGTGAATTTACCTCCAAAGGTTTTTCATCCTATCTTCCCTTTTCCTATTTTTGTATCCAAACAAAGAAAAAGAAACTATAGATGGTGCGTGTGCTAATTATTGACAACGACGATTCGTTTACATATAATCTCAGACAACTTGTAGAAGAAGCCGAGATCCAAACAGAAGAGGTTATCGTTATATCACATAAAGATGTGACCCTCGACGACGTGGCTCCATTTAGTCATATTATCTTCTCTCCTGGCCCAAGTCTTCCGAAAGACCATCCCATGATGTTCGAAATACTAGAAGCATTTGAAGATACCAAAGTTATCCTAGGAGTATGTCTAGGACATCAAGCCATCGGAGCCTTCTATGGGGCAAAACTGTCTCAACTAAAACAGGTAGTCCACGGACAACAGCGAGAAATAATATGGGACAGCACCACCCATCCCAAACTATCCCTACCAAGTCCATCTATTGTCGGACTTTACCACTCATGGTTTATCGATTCCATCCCAGAAGCCATGCCACTACACATCACAGCCGCCGACCCAACAGGACGTATCATGGCCATCGAACACCACACCTTTGCCATCACAGGAGTCCAATTTCATCCCGAGTCAATGATGACCGAACAGGGGGATCTGTTTATCAACAAGTGGTTATCCCAAACAGTATAAAATAACAAAGCACTCCTACCTTATCGTTTATACAATCATTGGCCTCCATTAAAAACCTCATTTTACACAATACGGCTTAGTTTGTGCCAATTTATTGGCACGAAAGGGATACCTAAACCGATGGGAACGCCGAGATCCTGCTCGGCATCGTACCACAAGAGAGCCACAACCATAGTATTCATCTGCGTACTATGTTGACAAAATGATGGGGTCGGACTTACAGCCCTCCTTGTAATTATATTACCTATACCCAGCGCTTCGCACTGGGCTAAGTTCTATTTCCCTTTCAGGGAATGTTGCAGCATAGACAGATTGCATCACGAGCATGTTGCTCGATAGTAGGGTTGACACACGATGCCGAGCTGGAGCTCGGCGTTCCCAGCGGTTGTCCCATTCTTGCACTTCAACCAGATCAGTGATAATCCGTCTAATCCGTGGCTATATTTCCCTTCGTGGTATATTTCATACGCGTCATCCATTCCACATCCAATACGGCTTAGTTTGTGCCAATTCATTGGCACGAAAGGGATACCTCAACCGCTGGGAACGCCGAGCTCCTGCTCGGCATCGTGCCACAAGAGAGCCACAACCTTAGTATTCACCTGCATACTATGTTGACAAAATGATGGGGTCGGACTTACAGCCCTCCTTGTAATTATATTACCTATACCCAGCGCTTCGCACTGGGCTATGTTCTATTTCCCTTTCAGGGAATGTTGCAGCATAGACAGATTGCATCACGAGCATATTGCGCCATAGTAGAGTTGACACACGATGCCGAGCTGGAGCGCTGCGTTCCCAGCAGTTGTCCCATTCTTGCACTTCAATCATATCCGTGGGAATCCGTCCAATCCGTGGCTATATTTCTATCCCCCTTCACTTTAAGAGCAAAAACAGTGTTAAAAACTATTAAATAAGAAAGACTACATATAATCTACCTCTGAACACACCCCTACGAAACAATAAACATATACATCTTTTTAAATTCAATTTAAAACATAAACACGCTATAAACCTCAAAATGACATAGCAAAATTCATAAAAACGAATAATTACCACAAGCAATAGCCCAATATTACCGAATCAAAATAATAAATACGACAATTAAGCACCTATTAGCATATGAAAAATCAAATGTTAATTTATAAATAAACAACACAACACAATTATATATAGCTTAATATTACAAGACAAATATTAACTATTTTTACAATGAAAAAATTAATCATTTCACTTATTGTATTAGGGGGGGGTATGATGTCATGCCAACAAGAAGCCTTGGATGCAACAAGTAATACGGTAGATGCAAGTGCTTTTGAAATCTTGCCTACTATTTCACAGAGCGAAGCACAAACAAAATTCGCTCAGATTCTTTCAAAAGCAGTGTACAACGATGAAGCAGTAAGAAGCTTCATCCAAAAAGAAGCACTGAAACAGTTCGATTGTGACTATGATATTCTTTATGGTAAAGTAAAGAATCAAGAAGTAAAAGAGGGGATCACCTTCAAACAAGCTTTGGATGTATATGCAGAAGATGTAAACTCACTGGATCAAATCGAAAAAAGTGCTCCACTAATCAATATTCTACTCCCAAATCTTGAATTTGTAGGTGGAATGAGTGCAGAAAAATGGAATATCTCTGATAATAACATTGGAGTAATTCCAGATATAGGAAATCTAAGTAACTCTGTTTTTAGCAATGGAGATTCAGTTAGTTATATTCCTCATAAAGAGATACCTATTTTTCCTGTGCTTATTGTAAAAAACAGCGATAGAGTTATTTTAAAATCTCCAGCCACAAAGTCTTCTGAAGCCAGATATGATTTTAAATATGGACAATTTGACCCAACACTAAATACCTCAACAAAATCTAGAGTTTGGGTAGAACCAACTTACAAAGATAATAAACATTGGACTGCGTATAATCCTTATTTCTATCTAGAAGAAAGTGATATTGACCCTAGACTTATCAAAGCATACAATGAAAATGTAGATGGTCTAAGCCATCGAGAGTATATGTACTACAATCTAGATAAGGACCATCGTTTTTTTGAGCATAAAGATTTAAATACTAAAATTCGAGAACGTATTTATGCAATACAAATCACAAAAGCTGGATTAAAAGCCTTTTCAATGCATACAAAAGAAAATAATGATCCATCTATAAATGGAATGAATGATACAGGTGTAGGCACAAGTGACAGGATCGTTGTAAGAGGCGAAAAGTTTAGGGGACAAGATCTTTATGACCGTTTATGGAAAGGTGGCGTATATGAATTTCGATTTGAGATAGGAAAGCTTAAAGGAGGAAAAGTAAGTACAGTAGCGAGTGAAGTTTACGCTATAGATATAAGAGATGCATTCGACATTTCACATGTTCATATTGACAGATTAACCCCAGGTTTATTCCGAAGCAGTAGAGAATATTACACTGTAAAGATGGAGTACATTAAGCCCAAATGGGTCAAAATGGGATTAGCAAACAGGTTAGACTATTGGGACCCATTTACTGAATCTAAGAACATTAATATTAATATCTATGAAGAAGATAGTGGTGATAGAATTGAAAGAGAAATAAAATCAACTTACACAACGACAAACAAATTTTCTGTAACCGCTGCGGGTAAGGTAGGGTCTCCGGGTAAGGAAGAGTCTGTGGATATGGTAGGGTCTGTAAACCTAAGTGCAGCATATTCTAATGAAAATACAAGACAAACTTCAACTTCCACAAAGATATATTCAACAGATAAATCGGACTATGTAGGGTATAAGGATCTATACTTTCATGATGAAGTAATATTAATGAATCCTAAAGAAGCACCAATAGAAACATCAGACGGAAAAAGATATTACCCTATTAAACATCTTGCGTTTGGAACTGAATTAAAAGTTGCAATTGCACCAATGGCAACAAATCAGAAACCAAAAACTAAATCCTCAACCAGCAACAATAATCGCAAAAGCTCGACAACAATCACTAGTAATAAACCTAAAATTAATCTACCTCCAGGGTTCACAAATCCAGGATCTCCTTTTGCCAATCCAAACAACGGAATGTGCTCTCCTAATGGTAGGCCAATGGTTTTAGTTGCTCCAGGTGAAGAGCCTCCTGCATGTAATGATAACCCATCCAGATATATGGACTAAAATAATAACAGTTAGAACAATTGAACACAACTTCAATTGTTCTACTTTTTTAAAACTTATTACTTATGAAATATTTATTTAAAATAATTGGTTGTTTAATTCTTTTCACCTCTTGTAAAACAAATGAAGATCTAAATAATATACCAAACTATATTCTTGGGGACTACAAGATGGTAGCATGGGAGTCTTCAGAAAAAATCGATATTAATAAGAATGGAAAATTTGAAGATCTTCTTACGGAATTTGAATCTTCAGGATACGGATTAGGCTTCGATTCCAGTTCTCCTCAGTTTAAACTTTTTATTTACAATAGTGGCAATACATTTTTTACTTATAAAATACCTAAAGCTGTTGTCGACCATATCGAATACCCAAATAATGTTACTCTAAATTATGAATATTGGAATATAAATAGTAAAGAATGCAATCGATCTAAAGATCAAAGCCTTCTTTTTAAGACAAACATTACAACAAAAGGAAATAAGAGTGACACCTTTAATTCAATTCAATTCAAAAATGACACAATTATAGTAGACATGACTGCCGAACTCACGAATCTCGAAGACCCTAGGGCTGTTTACAGAACTGACATGAAATTATATTATAAAAAGGACAAACAATAAACTGTACAATGCACTCAAAAAGTAATAGGAAATAAATACCTCATTACCATTTTGAGACATCTATTCTTCTTAAAAATATTTAATTAAAACAAAGATGAAACACCTCCTACCTGTTATCCTAGCTTTTATATGCTTCAGCTGCAAGCAATCAGATAGCCTTACCCCACAATCCAGCGAGACATTAGTGATCTATATGGCAGCAGATAATGACCTCAAAGGCAATGCGCTGTTGAATGTATATGATATGGTAGAAGGCATAAAGGAGGATCAGAAGGTGGTCGTTTTTATGGATAAGGGGGATAAAAGCTCCTACCTTATGGAGCTCAACAAAAAGAATGGTACGGCTATCCACCGACAAGTAGTTAAACAATATCCCGATCAAAACTCGGCGGATAGCCATACCCTCCATCAGGTACTCAAAGAGGTGATCGAGAGATATCCATCCCAGCAGTATGGATTGATCTTATGGTCACATGGCACCTCTTGGTTTCCTGCCCCAAAACCCAAAACCAAATCATTTGGTGTGGACAAGCAATCTACTATGGAGATCCATGATCTCGCAACAGCATTGCCAACCAAATTTAAATATATTCTTTTCGATGCCTGCTTGATGGGAAGCGTAGAAGTGGCTTCAGAACTACAAAACAATACCGATTACCTCATCGCTTCTCCTACAGACATTCTAACCACGGGAATGCCTTACCAAAAGATACTACCTATCCTTCTCAACACACAACAAACAGTAGAGAAACGATTGAAAGAGGTTTGTAAAACTTACATCAAACACTACAAACAAAAAGAGGGAAAGATGCAATCAGCAAGCATTGCACTATATAATCTTAATAACATCAATATGGTTCAAACTGCCATGCAACAAATCATAACCAACCATCCAAACACGAAAGTCAAAGCAGCAAATGTCCAAAAACTTCATAAACAAGCGGACTGTTATGATCTAATCGATATGATAGAGAAGAACTACGGAACAAAAGCTGCAACTCAGATGAAGTCAACTCTCTCTTCCTTTATCCTCTTCCATGACCATACAGATAAGTTCCAAGAGAACCTTTCGCTTGATAACCTACATGGTATTAACTGCTATATCCCTGTAGACCCAAACACTTATTACCCAGAATTCTACTATAACCTTCAGTGGAGTAAAATAACCCAATACCATAAAGCCATCTTCTAAAGCACCAAACAAAAAAAGAATTTATAGCATTCGAACTTCTGAATATTGACACATAAAATCAAGCTCAAGTAGGGTGTTCCCTACTCACTATCTTAATACTATCAATACGCAAACCACATTCTCAACGTCGGCAAACTACTTACTATCCACATCCAATACGGCTTAGTTTGTGCCAATTCATTGGCACGAGAGGGATACCTCAACCGCTGGGAACGCCGAGCTCCTGCTCGGCATCGGGCCACAAGAGAGCCACAACCTTAGTATTTATCTGCGTAGGTTGCATCACGAGCATATTGCCCTATAGTAGGGTTGACACACGATGCCGAGCTGGAGCTCGGCGTTCCCAGCGGTTGTCCCATTCTTGCACTTCAATCATATCCGTGGGAATCCATCCAATCCGTGGCTATATTATCCTTCGTGGTATATTTCATACGCGTCATCCATTATACATCCAATACGGCTTAGTTTGTGCCAATGAATTGGCACGAGAGGGATACCTCAACCGCTGGGAACGCCGAGCTCCAGCTCGGCATCGTGCCACAAGAGAGCGACAACCTTAGTATTCATCTGCGTACTATGTTGACAAAATGATGGGGTCGGACTTACAGCCCTCCTTGTAATTATATTACCTATACCCAGCGCTTCGCACTGGGCTATGTTCTATTTCCCTTTCAGGGAATGTTGCAGCATAGACAGATTGCATCACGAGCATATTGCCCTATAGTAGGTTGACACACGATGCCGAGCTGGAGCTCGGCGTTCCCAGCGGTTGTCCCATCCTGTGCGCATCAACCAGATCAGTGGGAATCCGTGGCTATATATGAAGGCCAACAATAAACAACATTACTATTTACTCCCCAATCAGATCCTCTTTCATCTCATCGAGCTTCTCAAAGTTGAACTGATCAATCATATGTTGCATCTTTAACTTCACTTGGGCTAGACATAAATTACCGATACTTCCCTCATGGGTATGGTGAACCTGCAAATCAGTCTCAAACTGTCCAGCTTCGATCTCTTGCCCCACCTGCTTATATGCATCCCTAAAAGGCACGCCATCTAACACACGCTTATTTACCTCCTCCACGCTAAACACCAAACGATACTTCGGATCTTCAATAATATGATCTTTGATCTTCAAATTATCAATTGCATACTGCGCAATATGAATACACTCTTGCAAGTCGTCGATAGCAGGCAGAATCTCCTCTTTAATCAATTGTAGATCTCTAAAATAGCCACTAGGCAAATTATTCATCATCAATGTAATCTGGTTTGGCAACCCTTGAATACGATTACAATGAGAACGCAACAGTTCAAAAACATCCGGATTCTTCTTATGAGGCATAATACTCGACCCTGTAGTCAAAGCATCGGGTAGGGTCAGAAAATCAAAGTTTTGACTCATATACAGACAGACATCCATCGCCATCTTCGACAATGTCGAAGCCACATTAGCCAATCCGAAAGCCACATTCTTCTCCACACGACCTCTTCCCATCTGTGCATACACCACATTATAGTTCATCGACTCAAAACGAAGTAGGTCGGTAGTCATCTGACGATTCAATGGAAACGACGAACCATAGCCCGCAGCACTACCCAGAGGATTCTGATTCGAAATCTTATAGGCCGACTGCAAAGAGATCACATCATCAATCAAACTCTCAGCATACGCACCAAACCAAAGACCAAAAGACGAAGGCATCGCCACCTGCAGATGCGTATATCCAGGAATCAAAACCCCCTTATGCTTATCCGCACGCTTCATCAAGCTTAAGAACAACTCCACAACATCCCCTACCACTTCACGTATCTTATCCCTAAAGAACAACTTCAAATCCACCAACACTTGATCATTCCTCGAACGACCACTATGAATCTTCTTCCCTAGATCGCCTAAACGCTCCGTCAAAATAAGCTCCACCTGAGAGTGAACATCCTCAACGCCCTCCTCTATCTTAAAATTACCCTCCTCTATCTCGTGATATATACGACGCAACTCCTCCACCAAAAGAAGAAGCTCCTCTTTTTCCAACAGATCGATAGACTCTAACATCGTGATATGGGCAATAGATCCCAACACATCATATTTGGCCAATTGATGGTCTAACTCTCTATCCATCCCAACCGTAAAATTCTCTATCTGGGCATCCACTTGCCCCCCTTTATCCCAAAGTTTCATATCTA
It encodes:
- a CDS encoding aminotransferase class IV — protein: MCQFIETMSLSNGVVEYVESHQARLDRTMHHFYPAYRIDLLDVLSSVDLPKDGVYRLTVAYAEKVVSIQWVPYQIRDIERFVCVEAGEIMYDFKYRNRDDFQRISALLGANEEAVIVQNGMVTDTTYTNLVFYRDGVWWTPKQCLLKGTQRQRLLDDGVIHETDIPVASLSHYTHFRIINAMMGWESAPMYTIDLIRV
- a CDS encoding alpha/beta hydrolase — translated: MKKISYLLSIISLTLLVACGGGDKTAEKVYPKATFEVTNAAETMPVWIHGKENSDFILLPVHGGPGSDVLDFRTYKGGDGFKAIEKNHMVAYWQQRASGASKGSDDKKHFTIAQYVDDLDKVIDQLKDRYPGKKIVLLGHSWGGMLTSSYLKDAAHKDKIVAWIDAGGVTNGTTLMEQTKADVLKEAETRVAKKENTKYWETVISQIKSNKTNANALAYQVTQYIPEVLIKVDNHKDFAINQRGYLSNSVLFNEILKTDNTQKVSAFAKPILTLWGKYDFAVSASQKKEVEGVVDANQITNIVFPASGHYMMFHEPALFAKSINDFIKTIQ
- a CDS encoding aminodeoxychorismate/anthranilate synthase component II, whose protein sequence is MVRVLIIDNDDSFTYNLRQLVEEAEIQTEEVIVISHKDVTLDDVAPFSHIIFSPGPSLPKDHPMMFEILEAFEDTKVILGVCLGHQAIGAFYGAKLSQLKQVVHGQQREIIWDSTTHPKLSLPSPSIVGLYHSWFIDSIPEAMPLHITAADPTGRIMAIEHHTFAITGVQFHPESMMTEQGDLFINKWLSQTV
- the argH gene encoding argininosuccinate lyase, with protein sequence MKLWDKGGQVDAQIENFTVGMDRELDHQLAKYDVLGSIAHITMLESIDLLEKEELLLLVEELRRIYHEIEEGNFKIEEGVEDVHSQVELILTERLGDLGKKIHSGRSRNDQVLVDLKLFFRDKIREVVGDVVELFLSLMKRADKHKGVLIPGYTHLQVAMPSSFGLWFGAYAESLIDDVISLQSAYKISNQNPLGSAAGYGSSFPLNRQMTTDLLRFESMNYNVVYAQMGRGRVEKNVAFGLANVASTLSKMAMDVCLYMSQNFDFLTLPDALTTGSSIMPHKKNPDVFELLRSHCNRIQGLPNQITLMMNNLPSGYFRDLQLIKEEILPAIDDLQECIHIAQYAIDNLKIKDHIIEDPKYRLVFSVEEVNKRVLDGVPFRDAYKQVGQEIEAGQFETDLQVHHTHEGSIGNLCLAQVKLKMQHMIDQFNFEKLDEMKEDLIGE
- a CDS encoding DUF721 domain-containing protein, with protein sequence MKYRKYPPQPIGKVLEKYLERSPLNDKLKEVEALAAWQKIMGPNIMERTQKLYMKSGVLHIKVDSSIIKHDIYMMRNHIMRNINNHLKAEIVKEIVLE
- a CDS encoding aminodeoxychorismate synthase component I, which gives rise to MNTDLIDKMNRLGASRTPFFFMIDYKGEAGEVTPLDALDQTSVKFDFNGVSNGTSKQEPLDVVLNASPASLASFSKAFTVVRDGLLYGDSFLTNLTMKSPITLSVDLERLYHGVQAKYRLFVANRFLCFSPEKFVEIRGQKISSFPMKGTIDATIPHAEEIIMNDEKERSEHFTIVDLIRNDLSSVADHVRVKKFRYVDRVKTQNGALLQVSSHIEGELPEDYHAHLGDIFNKLLPAGSITGAPKKKTCEIIAEAEPSERGFYTGVAGVYDGAHLDSMVMIRFIAQEEDRYFFHSGGGVTAMSDMEGEYDELIKKIYVPIY